The genome window TTCTGGAGCTTGAACTTCAGTCTAAATCTTCTGAAGTAGCTGGTAAATCGCTTTCTATTGCTAAGCAGAGTGAAATGATTGAGAATATTCAGAATATATTGGATTCCGAATCCGATTTCAATAAGTTAAAAAGCGAAATTAAAAAAGCCATAAAGATTAACGCCGTTAATAAGCATGAATGGGAGACTTTTGAAACGAATCTAAATCAGATTAATAATGAATTCATAATCAATCTTTCAAAAAAATATCCAAACCTAACTTCCAAAGATATTAAGCTCTGCGTATACTTGAAAATGAATCTTTCTTCCAAAGAAATTGCTCCTATGATGAATATTTCTTTCAGAGGGGTAGAGCTTCATCGCTATCGTTTAAGAAAAAAATTGGAGCTAAATCAGGACGAAGTACTTTCAAAATTTCTATTATCAATATAAAAAGGGGTATTTATTTATTAATAACATACTTTTTCTGTGTTTTTATTATGTAATAACAACACATCATTACTACATCATTGCTCTTGGATGTAGTACTTCTTGATCTTTGTTAACTACTTAAAAACAAGGGTTTATAAAAATAAAAATACAGTTTGATGTATTCATGTAGTACCTGTGTTACGGTCACTACAACGTTGTAATTGGTTAATTTAGCTCAACTAACTAAAACGTTTGATAAACCTATGAGAAATTTTATTTTTAGCTTCTTAGCTCTTATTCTGCTTCCAGGATATATGTCTGGCCAAGCTGTAAAAGGAAAAGTATTGGATCAGAACGGACTTGCTATTCCCGGCGCATTTATTGTTGCTGGAAATGTGTCCACTGATACCGATTTTGATGGAAAATTTAGTATAAATGCCAAAGAAGGCGATATATTAAAAATTAGCTTAGTCGGTTTCGAATCTGTCTCAGTCACAGCAGTTTTGACACCAATGACTATCACTTTAAAGGAATCCCAGGACACCGCGCTGAAAGAGGTTGTTGTCATTGGTTATGGTACGAGAAAGAAGATAGACAATACTACAGCTATCTCTTCCATAAAAGCTGAGGAAATTACCAAAACCAAAGTATTGAATGCTTCGCAGGCCATTCAAGGTAAAGCGGCTGGTGTACAGGTAATTTCATCTGATTTACCGGGCAGTACGCCTTCGGTAATTATTAGAGGTATGGGAACTGCTTTAGGAGGACGGACTCCCTTATATGTTGTTGATGGAATGCAGACAGAAAACATCAATAACATTAATGCAAATGATATTACTTCTTATGAAATTTTAAAAGATGCGTCTGCGCTTGCAATTTATGGTACAAGGGCAGCTAATGGAGTAATCATTATTACGACTAAAAAAGGTAAAGGAGAGAAAATATCTGTTGAAATTGAAAGCTTTGCAGGTATGAGAGAACCTTTGAAAAAGGTTAAAATGGCTGGTAGTAATAAATTTGCTCACTATACGAATGCGGCATTACAATCGACAGTATTTTCGCAGGATCAGCCTGTAAATACAGATTGGTTTGACGAAATTACAAGAACAGGAACTTATATTCAAAATAACATTTCTGTTTCTGGAGCATCAGAAAATATAAAATACTTTTTCAGTTTAGGAAACTACCAAGAAAAAGCAGTTTTAGATGGTTTAGATTATGGACGTACAACTTTTAGAAATAATAATGAATTTAAAATTTCTAAAAAACTGACTGTAAATCAAACTTTCAGTTTTACATCTGCAAAATCTGCACCAAAACCATTGAGTGCTTTTACAAATGCATACAAACAATCACCAATTGTGCCGGTTTATTTTGCTGATGGTAAATATGGTGTTTCCCGTGTAGGAGATGATGGTTTTGCCAGCGAATCCGGATCTTCATTTAATAATGTTGGAAATCCAGTGGCTCAACTAAATTTTTATGATGAACAGCAGAGAAGTGTAACCCTGCAGGGTGGTTTAAAATTAGATTATGAAATTTTAAAGTCATTGAAATTTACTTCACAATTTAATGGTGAATATTATACTTGGAAACAGTATAATTATGATGATACTAAAAATATATGGTTAGCAGCAAACCCTAACAAGGTATCTGGTGATTATGAGAAAGAATTTCCAAATGCTAATATCAATTTATTGACAAAAGGCAGAGAGGAATATTTTAATTGGAATTTATCTAACTATTTGACTTATAATAAAATTTTTGGAAAAATTCATGATGTGGAGCTTACAGCTGGTATCGAGACTTCAGTAAGGGGTCCTAGAGAAAAGCTGACAATAGCTAGAAAAAATGTTAATTCAAATTCTAATTATTGGTCTTTGAAAGGAGATAATGATTATGAAACAAATATTACAAGTTACCAGGATGAGGTTTTTAATGAAACTAAATTGGCATCTTATTTTGGCCGATTCCAGTATAAATTAATGGAGAAATATTTGTTAACTGGAACCATTAGACGTGACGGATCTTCAAATTTTGGAAAAGATTACCGCTGGGGTAATTTCCCTGCCTTTGGTTTAGGCTGGGTTATGTCCAAAGAAAGCTTTATGCAGGATGTGAAAGTAATAAACATGCTGAAATTAAGAGGCGGCTGGGGTAGATTAGGTAACCAGAACGTACCGCTTAACAATCAATCGTATACTTCTGGTCCTAATGCTTATTTAGGAGGTTCAATTTTAAATCAGGGAACAACTATCAGCTCTCAGATAGATCCTAGTCTATCCTGGGAAATAACTGAAGAATCTTCAGTTGGTTTAGATTTTGAACTATTAGACAGCAGATTAAAAGGAACTTTTGATGTATATGATAAAAATACTTCAAATGTAATTTTAAATACTAAACCCTATTTTACTTCTGGAATCACAGCAGCTTCACCAGCACATGTTGGAGAAGTTTCCAACAAAGGATATGAGATTTCTTTGCGCTGGGATGACAAAATTACAGATGATTTCAGTTATTGGATCGGCGGTAATTTTTCGAACAATAAAAATGAGCTTACAGGTTTAAAAGATGTTATATTAACGCAGCTTATTGGAGGAGGATTAGGTAATGGACAAGATACTAAATTACTTGATAACACTACAGTTGGTCAGCCGTTAGGAAGTTTTTACATTTATGAATATGCAGGTTTTGACAGCACAAATGGTAAAATGTTATACTATAATGCAGCAGGAGATAAAGTAACTCAAGATGCTTTAAGTGCTAGTACTGATAAAAAGTATGTTGGATCCAGTCTGCCAAAATCGAATTACGGTGTTTCTTTAGGATTCAATTACAAAAACTTTGATTTCTCTGTTGATGGATACGGAACTGCAGGTGCTAAAGTTTATAATGGTAAAAAAGCACAGCGTTTTTCTGGAGAAAATATTGAAAATGCTATCGCTTCAGATTTTTGGACACCAAATAATTTAACAGCTTCAAATCCTGCACCATTCAATCAGGTGCCTGTAGCTTCTACTTATTATTTAGAGTCTGGTGATTTCTTTAGAATCAACAATATTACATTAGGATATAAACTGCCAATTCAGGGGAATAATTTTATTAGTTCCTGCAGAATTTATGTGAACGCGATAAATCCATTTATTACACAAAAATTCTCTGGTTTCTCACCTGAATTAAACGGAGATGCTAATCCTTACGGAAGTCAAGGTGTTGAACTTGATGCTTATCCAACTTTAAGATCATTTGTAATTGGTGCTAATTTAAAATTTTAATACAATGAAAAAGATATATATAGCAGCGTTTGTATTTTCAGCGTTCTTTTTTGCGGGTTGTGCAGACGATTATTTAGATGTAGACCAAACAGAGTCTATTTCTACAAAAGATATAGAATTATACAACAATGATGCTGGTGCAGCTCAGTTTGTAACGGCCATTTATAATAAATTCCTGAATTGGGATATGACCTCATTCGGATGGATAGGCCTTTCAAGTATTACTTCTGATGATGCCGATAAAGGTTCTTCACCTGGAGATACCGGTACTGATAAGGATGTATTAGATGCATTAACTTATAATGCTTCAAATCCATCTGCTGAAAGTACTTTTATTGCAAATTATGATGGAATTAACAGATGTAATCAAGCCTTAAATATTATTCCAAAATTAGATAAGGCTGATCCAAATTTAAGAGCCAGATTAATTGGCGAAGCTAAATTTTTAAGAGCTTTTATGTATTTTACGCTGGTAAAATGTTACGGTGGAGTACCAATTGTAGATCATTTGCCGGTTCCTGGTTCAGATTCTGATAGAATCATGCAGCTGACTCGTAAAACGTCTGCAGAAGTTTATGCTTTTATTGAAAATGATTTGAATGATGCAATTGCTGCGTTACCAGATAGATCAGCTTATTCAACAAATGAAAGATCAAGAGCTTCAAAAGGTGCTGCTTATGCATTATTGGCAAAAGTCAGTTTATACCAAAAGAAATGGCAGCAGGTAGTTGATAATGCTAATAAGGTTACAGGGTATTCAATTGTTAGTGATTATGCTTCTATGTTTAAAGCATCAGGAAAATTTGATTCTGAATCTATTTTCGAAATTTATGCGCAGGGAGCTGCACCAGCCAAAGGAATTGAAGGTTATTCTAACACACAAGGTGCCCGCGGTGCCGGTGGCTGGGGATGGGGTTTCAACACGCCATCACAAAGTTTAGTAAATGCTTATGAGTTTGGAGATGTTAGAAAAGCTGCTACAATCATTTTTAGAGGATCGACTTTATATGATGGAAGAGTTGTTCCAAATACAGTAGAAAACGAAAGATACAATTATAAAGCGTATTCGTCAGCTTATACCGATGCTTGGGAAACAGATGTTGATATTAAATACTTAAGATACGCCGAAGTTTTATTAATGAAAGCCGAAGCTTTAAATGAATTGGGACAGACCTCTGCTGCAATTCCGCTGTTAAACCAAATCAGAAACAGAGCAGGATTAGGAAACACAGCTTTTAGTTCACAGGCAGATATTAGAACTGCAATATGGAGAGAAAGAAGAGTAGAAATGGCTTTTGAACATGACAGATTCTTTGATTTAGTGAGAACAGGTCAGGCCAAAGCAGCTTTTGCCATAGACAATAAAGTCTTTACCGAAGGCAAAAACGAATTGTTTCCAATTCCAGCTTCATTTATTAAACAGTCTGGCGGATTATCTAAACAAAATCCGGGTTATAATTAATTCTAAAAAAAGTAAAATGAAAAAACATACATATATTTTCTTGCTTTCTTTTGTTTTGGCTTCTACAGTTTTTGTGAGCTGCGAGGATAGTATAGATAAAACGAACAGTCCAATTCCTTATGAGCCAATTGGAGGTTATGAGAACTCAGATGAAATTGCTAAAGATCATTTATTGGCTAAATTTAGTTTTGATGGTAATATTCAAGATTCCAAAAATGCTATAACTGGCGGCGTAGGAACAGATGTTACGTATGAAACTGGGGTAAAAGGTAACGCTTATAAAGGATCTGCAAGTTCATTTATTACATATAATACCGTTTCTAACGCTGTAATTAATTTAAAAAATATTTCAGTTTCAATGTGGATAAAAACCGATCCGCATACTGGAGGCGCACAATCATTGTTTATGCTTCCAAAGAAAACAGATTTCTGGGGAAATATTTTTTCTTTGATTGAAGCGAATGATTCAAATACTTCGATGTTTCTAAAAAATCATATTCAGAAAGATGTAACGCCTAGTATTCCTTGGTCAGGACAATTTATTGAGCATAAAGATGATAATATTTTAAAGAATATGTATGGATCATGGAAACATATAGTTTGGACATATAACGGTACAAGTTCTACTTATAGCATATATATCGATGGTGTAAAATTAGATTTACCAGCTACAATCTCGAAAAGATACGCAAGTGATCCTTCAACTGGGGGCGGACCTTATGGAGAATTGTCTAATTCTGAAGTTTCGAAATTTATTATCGGTGGTTATCAGCAGCATTTAGGAACTCCATGGGGTAATCCTGATGGATGGATGCTTCATTATACAGGTTTAATGGATGAATTCAGAATTTATGATACTGCACTTGCTGATAATGAAGTTACAGCTTTATACAAATTAGAGAAAGATAACAGATAAGAATTCATTTTGCACACCTGATTTGTTCAAAAATCAGGTGTGTATTTTTTTACCCATTAAATTTTTATAAAAATGAAAAGTCATTTATTCATATTGATTTTTTTGAATTTCTTTAATTCATGTTCCTCATCACCTTCTGATGGAAATGGTAATAGCGGAGGTACTCCATTACCAACAACTCCAACAGCACCAATCATCGCTTTGACAGATGAACAAGCCATGGATCAGGTTCAGAAAGATGCCATAAAGTACTTTTGGGATTATGCTGAATCCAATTCCAAATTAGGGAGGGAACGCTACCATACAGAAGACCCTGGATTCGAAGCTAATAAAGTAACCACTGGAGGTTCAGGTTTTGGATTAATGTCTTTGATTGTTGGAATAGAAAGAGGTTTTATTCCAAGAGCCGAAGCCGTTACCCGAATGACCACAGCCATGGATTTTCTCGATAAAGCAGATCGTTTTCACGGAGCTTGGTCACATTGGATAGACGGAACCACAGGAAAAGCAATTTCTTTTGGGAATAAAGATGACGGAGGAGATATCGTTGAAACCGCTTTTTTGTGCCAAGGATTGATTGCGGTGCGTGAGTATTTTAAAAATGGAAATACTGCTGAAAAAGAATTGGCAGCCAAAGCAGACAAACTTTGGAAAGGGGTAGAATGGAGCTGGTATACCAATGGTGAAAAAGCGATGTACTGGCATTGGTCACCTACGTATCAATGGGAAATGAAATTCAAATTAGAAGGTTATAATGAGTGTTTGATTGCTTATATTTTGGGAGCTGCTTCAACAACGCACCCAATTCCTGTAGCTGCTTATCATGAAGGCTGGACACGAAACGGAACCATTGCAACTGGGAAAACGCAGTATGGAATCCCATTAGTATTCAAATACAATACTGTCAGCGGAAATGCAGGACCTCTGTTTTGGGCACAGTATTCGTATTTAGGATTAGATCCTTCGCAATTGTCTGATAAGTATGCCAATTATTGGGAATTAACACAAAATCAGGCAAAAATTATTTACAGTCACTGCGTTGCTAATCCAAAAAATTGGAACGGTTATTCCGAGAAATGCTGGGGACTCACAGCAAGTTATTCCCGAAATCCAGACGGAACAACAGGTTATTCAGCTCATGATACCGATAATGATTTGGGCGTAATTACGCCGACAGCAGCATTGTCTTCTTTTCCATATACTCCAAAAGAGAGCATGAAATTTTTGCATTATTTGTATGATGAAAAGAAAAGTACTTATGTGGGAATTGCAGGACCTTACGATGCTTTTTCGCCACAATACAATTGGGTTACGCCTCGTTATCTCGCAATAGACCAGGGAACAATTGCTCCAATGATTGAGAACTACCGCACAGGTTTGATTTGGAAGTTATTCATGAATGCGCCAGAGGTAAAACAGGGCTTGACAAATCTTGGATTTCATTCTGGTAAATATGGATTTTAGATGAAAATAAAAATAACGCTATTAATGCTGATGTTCTCTGTATTTGGCTTTTCGCAAAGTGAAATTACAGGAAAAATTAAAACGGTTATTGAAATAAAGTATGAACTAGGTTATGTACTGCATAAACCGGCGAATATAAAAGATAAAAAACCATTGATTGTTTTTATTTCTGGAGATGGTGAAAAAGGAACTGATCTTGAAAAAGTAAAAATTCACGGACCTTTAAAGTATTTGAAAACTCACGAATTAGATGCTTATGTCTTAGCACCGCAGTGCAAAGAAGATGAAAATTGGAATATCGAATCTATTTATCAATTGATCGTGAAAATCCAGAAAGAAAACAATATTGATTCGAGTAAAATTTATGTGACAGGTTTAAGTTCTGGAGGGTGGGCAACATGGAATTTAGCTCTTTCATATCCTGATGTATTTGCAGCAGTTATACCTATTTCGGGATTTGTGGATTTGATTCAGCTGGAAGGGATTTGCAAAATTGCCAATATTCCAACCCGGATTTTTCATGGTTTATTGGATGATGTAGTAAATGTGGATTATGCAGTTTCAGTTTATAAAGAACTAAAAAAATGCAATGCAAAAGACGTTCAATTAACCATTTTTGATGACGCAGGTCACGATAGCTGGACAAGAGTTTATGACAACCCAGAAATTTATGACTGGATGTTTAAACAGATAAAAACGAATACAAATAAATAAAAATTACAGAATGAAAAATACATTAGTCTTACTTTTTTTAGGTTGTGCTGTTTTGGGTTTCGCTCAAAAAAAGAGCACTAAAACTACCGTAAAAATTAAACCTAAAACCGAATTTGTTGCTGAGCTGTTATCCAAAATGACTTTGGAGGAAAAGCTGGGACAGTTGAATTTACCAACATCGGGAGATATTACAACTGGCCAGGCGAATAGTTCGAATGTTGCAAAAAATATAGCAGAAGGAAAAGTTGGCGGTCTGTTCAATATAAAATCGGTACAGAAAATTAAAGAAGTACAAAAGATAGCTGTTGAAAAAAGCCGTTTAAAAATTCCGTTGCTTTTTGGTATGGATGTTATTCACGGTTACGAAACTACTTTTCCTATTCCGCTTGGATTGTCTTGCACTTGGGACATGAAGCTAATCGAAAGAAGCGCCCAGATTGCAGCACAGGAAGCAAGTGCCGATGGTATTAATTGGACTTTTTCTCCTATGGTTGATATTTCTCGTGACCCTCGTTGGGGAAGAATTTCAGAAGGTTCCGGTGAAGATCCGTATTTGGGAAGCCAGATTGCCAAAGCGATGGTAAATGGATATCAGCAGCATGACCTTTCGAAGAACAATACAATCTTGGCATGTGTGAAGCATTTTGCATTGTATGGCGCGCCCGAAGCAGGACGTGACTACAATACAGTTGATATGAGCCATATTCGGATGTTCAATGATTATTTTCCGCCTTACAAAGCAGCTGTCGATGCTGGAGTTGGTTCGGTTATGGCATCTTTTAATGAAGTGGATGGAATTCCAGCTACTGGAAATAAATGGTTAATGACAGATGTTTTAAGAAAACAATGGGGTTTTAAAGGTTTTGTAGTTA of Flavobacterium marginilacus contains these proteins:
- a CDS encoding SusC/RagA family TonB-linked outer membrane protein, yielding MRNFIFSFLALILLPGYMSGQAVKGKVLDQNGLAIPGAFIVAGNVSTDTDFDGKFSINAKEGDILKISLVGFESVSVTAVLTPMTITLKESQDTALKEVVVIGYGTRKKIDNTTAISSIKAEEITKTKVLNASQAIQGKAAGVQVISSDLPGSTPSVIIRGMGTALGGRTPLYVVDGMQTENINNINANDITSYEILKDASALAIYGTRAANGVIIITTKKGKGEKISVEIESFAGMREPLKKVKMAGSNKFAHYTNAALQSTVFSQDQPVNTDWFDEITRTGTYIQNNISVSGASENIKYFFSLGNYQEKAVLDGLDYGRTTFRNNNEFKISKKLTVNQTFSFTSAKSAPKPLSAFTNAYKQSPIVPVYFADGKYGVSRVGDDGFASESGSSFNNVGNPVAQLNFYDEQQRSVTLQGGLKLDYEILKSLKFTSQFNGEYYTWKQYNYDDTKNIWLAANPNKVSGDYEKEFPNANINLLTKGREEYFNWNLSNYLTYNKIFGKIHDVELTAGIETSVRGPREKLTIARKNVNSNSNYWSLKGDNDYETNITSYQDEVFNETKLASYFGRFQYKLMEKYLLTGTIRRDGSSNFGKDYRWGNFPAFGLGWVMSKESFMQDVKVINMLKLRGGWGRLGNQNVPLNNQSYTSGPNAYLGGSILNQGTTISSQIDPSLSWEITEESSVGLDFELLDSRLKGTFDVYDKNTSNVILNTKPYFTSGITAASPAHVGEVSNKGYEISLRWDDKITDDFSYWIGGNFSNNKNELTGLKDVILTQLIGGGLGNGQDTKLLDNTTVGQPLGSFYIYEYAGFDSTNGKMLYYNAAGDKVTQDALSASTDKKYVGSSLPKSNYGVSLGFNYKNFDFSVDGYGTAGAKVYNGKKAQRFSGENIENAIASDFWTPNNLTASNPAPFNQVPVASTYYLESGDFFRINNITLGYKLPIQGNNFISSCRIYVNAINPFITQKFSGFSPELNGDANPYGSQGVELDAYPTLRSFVIGANLKF
- a CDS encoding RagB/SusD family nutrient uptake outer membrane protein, whose protein sequence is MKKIYIAAFVFSAFFFAGCADDYLDVDQTESISTKDIELYNNDAGAAQFVTAIYNKFLNWDMTSFGWIGLSSITSDDADKGSSPGDTGTDKDVLDALTYNASNPSAESTFIANYDGINRCNQALNIIPKLDKADPNLRARLIGEAKFLRAFMYFTLVKCYGGVPIVDHLPVPGSDSDRIMQLTRKTSAEVYAFIENDLNDAIAALPDRSAYSTNERSRASKGAAYALLAKVSLYQKKWQQVVDNANKVTGYSIVSDYASMFKASGKFDSESIFEIYAQGAAPAKGIEGYSNTQGARGAGGWGWGFNTPSQSLVNAYEFGDVRKAATIIFRGSTLYDGRVVPNTVENERYNYKAYSSAYTDAWETDVDIKYLRYAEVLLMKAEALNELGQTSAAIPLLNQIRNRAGLGNTAFSSQADIRTAIWRERRVEMAFEHDRFFDLVRTGQAKAAFAIDNKVFTEGKNELFPIPASFIKQSGGLSKQNPGYN
- a CDS encoding LamG domain-containing protein; translation: MKKHTYIFLLSFVLASTVFVSCEDSIDKTNSPIPYEPIGGYENSDEIAKDHLLAKFSFDGNIQDSKNAITGGVGTDVTYETGVKGNAYKGSASSFITYNTVSNAVINLKNISVSMWIKTDPHTGGAQSLFMLPKKTDFWGNIFSLIEANDSNTSMFLKNHIQKDVTPSIPWSGQFIEHKDDNILKNMYGSWKHIVWTYNGTSSTYSIYIDGVKLDLPATISKRYASDPSTGGGPYGELSNSEVSKFIIGGYQQHLGTPWGNPDGWMLHYTGLMDEFRIYDTALADNEVTALYKLEKDNR
- a CDS encoding glucoamylase family protein, with protein sequence MKSHLFILIFLNFFNSCSSSPSDGNGNSGGTPLPTTPTAPIIALTDEQAMDQVQKDAIKYFWDYAESNSKLGRERYHTEDPGFEANKVTTGGSGFGLMSLIVGIERGFIPRAEAVTRMTTAMDFLDKADRFHGAWSHWIDGTTGKAISFGNKDDGGDIVETAFLCQGLIAVREYFKNGNTAEKELAAKADKLWKGVEWSWYTNGEKAMYWHWSPTYQWEMKFKLEGYNECLIAYILGAASTTHPIPVAAYHEGWTRNGTIATGKTQYGIPLVFKYNTVSGNAGPLFWAQYSYLGLDPSQLSDKYANYWELTQNQAKIIYSHCVANPKNWNGYSEKCWGLTASYSRNPDGTTGYSAHDTDNDLGVITPTAALSSFPYTPKESMKFLHYLYDEKKSTYVGIAGPYDAFSPQYNWVTPRYLAIDQGTIAPMIENYRTGLIWKLFMNAPEVKQGLTNLGFHSGKYGF
- a CDS encoding prolyl oligopeptidase family serine peptidase, producing MKIKITLLMLMFSVFGFSQSEITGKIKTVIEIKYELGYVLHKPANIKDKKPLIVFISGDGEKGTDLEKVKIHGPLKYLKTHELDAYVLAPQCKEDENWNIESIYQLIVKIQKENNIDSSKIYVTGLSSGGWATWNLALSYPDVFAAVIPISGFVDLIQLEGICKIANIPTRIFHGLLDDVVNVDYAVSVYKELKKCNAKDVQLTIFDDAGHDSWTRVYDNPEIYDWMFKQIKTNTNK